In the genome of Olsenella profusa DSM 13989, one region contains:
- a CDS encoding 6-pyruvoyl trahydropterin synthase family protein, with protein MYELSTEYWFDSAHFLTGYHGACENLHGHQWRVTAYVTAESLGEAGTQRGMVVDFGVLKRIVREECDKLDHTLLVEEGSLKSQTIAALEDEGFTLTMLPFRTTAENLARYLAERLRDRGLPISRVDCNETPNNRASYVV; from the coding sequence ATGTACGAGCTCTCGACCGAGTACTGGTTTGACAGCGCCCACTTCCTGACGGGCTATCATGGTGCGTGCGAGAACCTGCACGGCCATCAGTGGCGCGTGACGGCCTACGTCACCGCCGAGTCCCTCGGGGAGGCCGGCACGCAGCGGGGCATGGTGGTTGACTTTGGGGTCCTCAAGCGCATCGTGCGCGAGGAATGCGACAAGCTCGACCATACCCTTCTCGTGGAGGAGGGCTCCCTCAAGTCGCAGACCATCGCGGCCCTCGAGGACGAGGGATTTACGCTCACGATGCTACCCTTCCGCACGACGGCGGAGAACCTGGCGCGCTACCTGGCCGAGCGTCTCCGCGACCGCGGACTGCCCATCAGCAGGGTCGACTGCAACGAGACGCCCAACAACCGCGCGAGCTACGTCGTCTAG
- a CDS encoding ABC transporter permease codes for MRAFARAISSEFKKLLTLRFIRYVVAATTVLLPLYALLTTPSVRDAISTGDPTLAPGITPESVGFDGIELGQVFLILLGSISVSSEYQFDQLKVSLLAVPNRLRLLGAKALAVGVVSLLLGMVVVPLVAFISQLQLGEVGILHGGITVSYLLSLGGAIVSWAAIALLSFALTIICRQALTPLLILIVTSQFTLVLVHLMPGAQYLPFSAGVQLYDPSSIVAETPSAGLGPGVALLVLTIWVVAFMALAGFLFQRRGVQT; via the coding sequence ATGAGGGCTTTTGCACGTGCGATCTCATCAGAATTCAAGAAGTTGCTCACTCTGCGTTTTATTCGGTATGTAGTTGCGGCAACAACCGTGCTTCTGCCACTCTATGCGCTGCTGACAACGCCCTCCGTGAGAGACGCGATCAGTACCGGTGACCCCACACTTGCTCCGGGCATAACACCGGAGTCCGTTGGGTTTGACGGCATAGAGCTGGGCCAGGTTTTTCTCATACTTCTGGGAAGCATATCTGTCAGTAGTGAGTATCAATTTGACCAGCTCAAGGTGTCGTTACTTGCGGTTCCGAATCGTCTGCGTCTCCTTGGGGCCAAGGCGCTTGCCGTTGGCGTTGTTTCGCTGCTCTTGGGAATGGTCGTCGTTCCCCTTGTTGCGTTCATAAGCCAACTGCAGCTTGGGGAGGTTGGCATCCTGCATGGTGGAATTACTGTTTCCTACCTGTTGAGCTTGGGTGGGGCGATAGTCAGCTGGGCCGCCATAGCGCTGCTAAGCTTTGCGCTTACGATAATCTGTCGTCAGGCTCTGACGCCTCTCCTGATCCTGATCGTTACATCACAGTTCACGCTGGTCTTGGTGCATCTCATGCCTGGAGCGCAGTACTTGCCCTTTTCTGCGGGAGTGCAGTTGTATGACCCCTCTTCTATTGTGGCAGAGACCCCCTCTGCCGGCCTTGGGCCTGGTGTCGCACTCCTTGTCCTCACGATATGGGTCGTGGCTTTCATGGCGTTGGCCGGCTTTCTCTTTCAGAGGAGGGGGGTGCAGACGTGA
- a CDS encoding IS1634 family transposase: protein MFLKRTPQRNGRVKLSVCESYRVGKKTKQRQVRSLGYIDELEEEHQDPIEWGRAQALEMTREKKEGEQALPLEIHPLEKIDRRGTNRKNLGCAIALAVYSALGIEQVLRNYLRGRSVAYDLNSVTRLLVTERILGPGSKRAAWQNRERYFFKSDFTDDDLYRALDELARAKDKVVSSMNRRIAAAGMRDMSCVYYDVTNYYFESDAQDELRKRGVSKENRRSPIVQMGLLQDERGIPICYRKFSGNTPDAQTMIPVLSDLKRDYGMDRLIAVADKGLNSSDNIAAAVARGDGFVFSQSARGTKSDAALKRWLTDDQGYRHMGDDFKIKSKQGFKACHIKAGDTKGGKPKDIRIPVKYVGFWSRKYQERARHDRAKVIERARTLIKSPAAFSAHEAHGAAKYVRGLTFDRDTGTIADARKLSLDEDAIREAEDLDGYYLVVTSETDWQDEKILDAYRELWRIEESFKLTKSELRTRPVYVWTDAHIEAHFLTCFVALTILRILQCQTGVPAAHIRREIKAMSATNFDSNWWVFDHRTDESDALAASCGLEELKLKFLTTKQAKQVLAKANRLTLQHRG from the coding sequence ATGTTTCTGAAGAGGACCCCACAGAGGAACGGACGGGTGAAGCTCTCTGTATGTGAGAGCTACCGGGTCGGCAAGAAGACCAAGCAGCGCCAAGTGAGGTCTTTGGGCTATATCGACGAGCTCGAGGAGGAGCATCAAGACCCCATCGAGTGGGGACGGGCCCAGGCCCTTGAGATGACTCGCGAGAAGAAAGAGGGCGAGCAGGCTCTTCCCCTCGAGATCCACCCCCTGGAGAAGATCGACAGGAGGGGGACCAACAGGAAGAACCTGGGGTGCGCGATCGCGCTTGCCGTCTACAGCGCCCTGGGGATCGAGCAAGTGCTGCGCAACTACCTGCGCGGCAGGAGCGTGGCATACGACCTCAACAGCGTAACGAGGCTGCTCGTGACAGAGCGGATCCTAGGGCCAGGGTCCAAGCGCGCAGCCTGGCAGAACAGGGAGAGGTACTTCTTCAAGAGCGACTTCACGGACGATGATCTCTACAGGGCCTTAGACGAGCTCGCGAGGGCCAAGGACAAGGTCGTCTCCTCCATGAACAGGCGGATAGCGGCCGCGGGCATGAGGGACATGTCCTGCGTCTACTACGACGTCACCAACTACTACTTCGAAAGCGACGCCCAGGACGAGCTGAGGAAGCGCGGGGTCTCCAAGGAGAACAGGAGGAGCCCGATCGTGCAGATGGGGCTCCTGCAGGACGAGAGGGGCATCCCCATCTGCTACAGGAAGTTTTCGGGCAACACCCCAGACGCCCAGACCATGATCCCCGTGCTCTCCGACCTCAAGCGCGACTACGGGATGGACAGGCTCATAGCCGTCGCCGACAAGGGCCTCAACTCGTCGGACAACATAGCGGCGGCCGTGGCCAGGGGGGACGGCTTCGTCTTCTCCCAGTCGGCACGCGGCACCAAGTCGGACGCCGCCCTGAAGAGGTGGCTCACGGACGACCAGGGCTACCGCCACATGGGAGACGACTTCAAGATCAAGAGCAAGCAGGGCTTCAAGGCCTGCCACATCAAGGCAGGGGATACGAAGGGCGGAAAGCCCAAGGACATAAGGATTCCCGTGAAGTACGTCGGCTTCTGGTCAAGGAAGTACCAGGAGCGTGCCCGCCACGACAGGGCCAAGGTGATCGAGAGGGCACGCACGCTCATTAAAAGCCCCGCCGCCTTCAGCGCCCATGAGGCCCATGGGGCGGCAAAGTACGTGAGGGGCCTCACCTTCGACAGGGACACGGGCACTATTGCCGATGCCCGCAAGCTCTCCCTGGATGAGGATGCCATCAGGGAGGCAGAGGACTTGGACGGCTACTACCTCGTCGTCACAAGCGAGACAGACTGGCAGGACGAGAAGATACTCGATGCCTACCGGGAGCTCTGGCGGATAGAGGAGTCCTTCAAACTCACCAAGTCAGAGCTCAGGACCAGGCCCGTCTACGTCTGGACGGACGCCCATATAGAGGCCCACTTCCTCACGTGCTTCGTGGCCCTCACGATCCTTCGGATCCTGCAGTGCCAGACGGGTGTCCCCGCGGCCCACATAAGACGTGAGATCAAGGCCATGTCAGCCACGAACTTCGATTCCAACTGGTGGGTGTTCGACCACAGGACGGACGAGTCTGACGCCCTGGCCGCCTCCTGTGGCCTCGAGGAGCTCAAGCTCAAGTTCCTCACAACCAAGCAGGCCAAACAGGTCTTAGCTAAGGCAAATAGGCTAACGCTCCAACACAGAGGATAG
- a CDS encoding ATP-binding cassette domain-containing protein: MVGSSGAGKSTVLDLISRLYDPVGGTIFFKGADVASLDRRIVRNHIAYVEQDAPILSGTIRDNLTLGISQVNDAKLMCMLQACNLIDVCNGSHDGLDADVGEHGVLLSGGERQRLALLRALLREPELLLLDESTSNLDGANEELAQNLIDCYAPHSARSIVAHRLSTVVDADDILVLDGGRVVDEGTHTQLLQTSPLYRNLAHTQLLSQPA, translated from the coding sequence ATAGTGGGATCCTCGGGTGCCGGGAAGAGTACCGTGCTCGATCTTATCTCGCGACTCTATGATCCTGTGGGCGGAACGATCTTTTTCAAAGGGGCTGACGTCGCTAGCCTCGATCGTCGCATCGTGCGCAACCATATCGCTTATGTGGAGCAGGATGCCCCCATTCTGTCAGGAACCATCAGAGACAATTTGACCCTTGGAATCTCACAGGTGAATGATGCCAAGCTCATGTGCATGCTTCAGGCATGTAACCTCATTGACGTGTGCAATGGATCACACGATGGATTGGATGCCGACGTTGGTGAGCATGGAGTGCTGCTTTCTGGTGGGGAGCGCCAGAGGCTTGCGTTGCTGAGGGCCCTACTGAGGGAACCCGAACTGCTCCTGCTCGATGAGTCAACATCCAATCTTGATGGGGCAAACGAGGAGCTTGCCCAAAACCTGATCGATTGCTACGCACCACACAGCGCTCGCAGTATTGTGGCGCACCGTCTTTCGACAGTTGTGGATGCGGACGACATACTGGTACTTGATGGTGGGAGGGTGGTCGACGAGGGGACGCACACACAGCTATTGCAGACATCGCCACTCTATCGCAACCTCGCTCATACGCAGCTGCTCTCTCAACCTGCGTAG
- a CDS encoding DNA polymerase III subunit: MDAQALPYPQALSVLDQQPRVRDFLTRALAEDRLSQAYLFLGAPGAGMVEGAFALATCIICPRGGDASCDECIRVAHRTHPDVRYLKPESATGYLVGQVRELIDDVPLAPVRAQAKVYILDEAGLLRGAAANALLKTIEEPPEGTYFVLIARSAASVLPTLVSRCQQVPFRIVAPDAAARAVERASGITGYEARVALSITGAPGRAAEFLASTSRREVRRKVVRTLGELARDDAWDVLCAARDIVDAVHATLDQVRSRQEASRDESADYLSPAALKRVEAANKREISARERSGMMEALAAADSLLRDVLVRIEEIGEPVVNEDVNDPIDRIARSASSEGCLRALEALAQARDDLAHNVTPQLVIETMLLSVKEALACPPSYR, encoded by the coding sequence ATGGATGCGCAGGCATTGCCATATCCCCAGGCCCTCTCCGTCCTCGACCAGCAGCCCCGCGTGCGCGACTTCCTCACGCGCGCCCTTGCGGAGGACCGGTTGAGCCAGGCCTATCTCTTCCTGGGCGCCCCCGGCGCGGGCATGGTGGAGGGTGCCTTTGCCCTGGCGACGTGCATCATCTGTCCCCGCGGCGGCGACGCGAGCTGCGACGAGTGCATACGTGTGGCCCACCGCACCCATCCCGACGTGCGCTACCTCAAGCCCGAGAGCGCCACGGGGTACCTCGTGGGCCAGGTGCGCGAGCTCATTGACGACGTCCCTTTGGCACCCGTGCGCGCCCAGGCCAAGGTCTATATCCTAGACGAGGCGGGGCTGCTCCGCGGTGCGGCTGCCAATGCCCTGCTCAAGACCATTGAGGAGCCGCCCGAGGGCACGTACTTCGTGCTCATCGCCCGCTCTGCGGCGTCGGTGCTGCCCACGCTCGTCTCGCGCTGCCAGCAGGTCCCCTTCCGCATCGTGGCACCGGATGCCGCGGCGCGCGCCGTGGAGCGGGCGAGCGGCATCACGGGATACGAGGCGCGCGTGGCGCTCTCCATCACGGGAGCGCCCGGACGTGCGGCCGAGTTTCTCGCCTCGACCAGTCGTCGCGAGGTGCGCCGCAAGGTGGTGCGTACCTTGGGGGAGCTGGCTCGCGATGATGCGTGGGACGTGCTGTGCGCTGCGCGCGACATCGTCGATGCAGTGCACGCGACGCTCGACCAGGTGAGGTCCCGCCAGGAGGCGTCACGTGACGAGAGTGCCGACTATCTGAGCCCCGCAGCACTCAAGCGCGTGGAGGCCGCCAACAAGCGCGAGATAAGTGCCCGCGAGCGTTCGGGTATGATGGAGGCGTTGGCTGCCGCCGACTCACTCCTGCGCGACGTGCTCGTGCGTATCGAGGAAATCGGCGAGCCGGTGGTGAACGAGGACGTGAACGACCCCATCGACCGCATCGCGCGCTCCGCATCCTCGGAGGGCTGTCTCCGCGCGCTCGAGGCGCTTGCGCAGGCACGGGACGACCTCGCCCACAACGTAACACCTCAGCTGGTCATCGAGACCATGCTCCTCTCTGTCAAGGAGGCACTCGCATGCCCACCGTCGTACCGGTAA
- a CDS encoding PSP1 domain-containing protein, which produces MPTVVPVRFHYVTHDLWFDPKETGAQEGDHVICSTERGQEIGLVTMDAREVDADTLRDTVGDAPLRAVVRIASPDDLEHAERLAERGEDALPTFRRLVHGLDLDMKPVGVEYLFGGGRVVCYFSAEERVDFRQLVRELSRELHERVDMRQIGVREEAALAGGYAHCGQELCCARLGREFEPVSIRMAKEQDLPLNTSKISGACGRLMCCLRYEFDAYRDFKRRAPKRNAVIETPLGKAKIVEYDTPKEQLALRLESGKQIRVPLVDMDTSEAAVRKSEELSCPCRPDTVSREALERLQSPEVQMALAELDRANGVIPQETFNESDIFVESRSRRRRHGGKGQGAPEARGEGGGASEGSRRQRHRRKKVHANDVAPQAAHHEQGGAQHATRHRRRHHEGTEAQGDMQAKRAGGKAQGRGRSERRRPGDRGGQQAKQHHRPQEGDGASARTAGERKPRRRRHRGGRGRGGAVGGPSVGTTPSGE; this is translated from the coding sequence ATGCCCACCGTCGTACCGGTAAGGTTTCACTATGTAACGCACGACCTGTGGTTCGATCCCAAGGAGACGGGCGCCCAGGAGGGTGACCACGTCATATGCTCCACGGAGCGTGGCCAGGAGATTGGCTTGGTGACCATGGATGCCCGGGAGGTCGATGCGGACACCCTCAGGGACACCGTGGGCGATGCCCCCCTGCGTGCGGTGGTGCGCATCGCCTCGCCCGATGACCTCGAGCATGCCGAGCGGCTTGCGGAGCGTGGCGAGGACGCCCTGCCCACCTTCCGTCGCCTGGTGCATGGCCTTGACCTGGACATGAAGCCCGTGGGGGTGGAATACCTCTTTGGGGGTGGCCGCGTGGTGTGCTACTTCTCTGCGGAGGAGCGCGTGGACTTCCGCCAGCTCGTGCGCGAGCTCTCACGCGAGCTGCACGAGCGCGTGGACATGCGCCAGATCGGCGTGCGTGAGGAGGCGGCGCTTGCCGGTGGCTATGCCCACTGCGGCCAGGAGCTCTGCTGCGCCCGCCTGGGCCGCGAGTTCGAGCCCGTCTCCATCCGCATGGCCAAGGAGCAGGACCTGCCCCTCAACACGTCAAAGATCTCGGGCGCCTGCGGCCGTCTCATGTGCTGCCTGCGCTACGAGTTCGACGCCTACCGCGACTTCAAGCGTCGTGCCCCCAAGCGCAATGCCGTCATCGAGACGCCGCTGGGCAAGGCCAAGATCGTGGAGTATGACACGCCCAAGGAGCAGCTTGCGCTGCGTCTCGAGAGCGGCAAGCAGATCCGTGTCCCCCTGGTCGACATGGACACGTCGGAGGCGGCCGTCAGGAAGAGCGAGGAGCTCTCGTGCCCCTGCCGTCCCGACACGGTGTCGCGCGAGGCGTTGGAGCGCCTGCAGTCACCCGAGGTGCAGATGGCCCTTGCCGAGCTTGACCGTGCAAACGGCGTGATCCCCCAGGAGACGTTCAACGAGTCCGACATCTTTGTGGAGAGCCGATCCCGCCGTCGCCGTCATGGGGGGAAGGGACAGGGCGCGCCCGAGGCGCGCGGCGAGGGTGGGGGGGCCTCGGAGGGATCCAGGCGACAGCGCCACCGCCGCAAGAAGGTGCATGCAAACGACGTCGCCCCGCAGGCGGCGCACCACGAACAGGGCGGCGCACAGCATGCCACGCGCCATCGCCGCCGTCATCATGAGGGCACGGAGGCGCAGGGCGATATGCAAGCCAAGCGGGCAGGGGGCAAGGCCCAGGGCCGAGGACGTTCGGAGCGCCGCCGGCCCGGTGACCGTGGTGGACAGCAGGCCAAGCAGCACCATCGCCCGCAGGAGGGCGATGGTGCCTCCGCCCGGACGGCGGGAGAGCGCAAGCCGCGCCGGCGGCGCCATCGCGGCGGTCGCGGTCGTGGTGGCGCGGTGGGTGGCCCCTCTGTCGGCACGACCCCCTCGGGTGAGTAG
- a CDS encoding aldehyde dehydrogenase family protein produces the protein MNVKLDKTYGLYIDGRFVPASDGATFPTTNPATGEKLAECAEATREDLDAAVDAAWRAFPSWKEVEPAKRAAVLLRIADIIDANANLLAEVETLDNGKPIRETKAVDIPLAADHFRYFAGAIRTEEGSASVLDGGFLSLILREPIGVVGQIVPWNFPFLMGAWKLAPVLAAGDCTVIKSSSSTPLSLLVLMQLIGDVVPAGVINVITGRGSRSGQWMLEHPGFRKLAFTGSTEVGLSVAKAAAERLIPATLELGGKSANIFFDDCSFEQAIDGLQLGILFNQGQVCCAGSRVFVQEGIYDKFVAAAVEQFNKVRIGDPLDPETQLGAQVNEAQAKKVMRYIDIARKEGATIACGGEPCTEGACANGTFFKPTLITDIDNKATCSREEIFGPVAVVIKFKTEDEVVAMANESDYGLGGAVWTQNLNRALRVARSIETGRMWVNTYNQIPAGAPFGGYKSSGIGRETHKVILDHYTQAKNIMINLSEAPSGFYPHK, from the coding sequence ATGAACGTAAAGCTGGACAAGACCTACGGGCTCTATATCGATGGAAGGTTCGTACCTGCCTCCGATGGTGCGACCTTCCCCACAACCAACCCCGCCACCGGCGAGAAGCTGGCCGAATGCGCCGAGGCCACCAGAGAGGACCTCGATGCGGCAGTCGACGCAGCCTGGAGGGCCTTCCCCTCCTGGAAGGAGGTCGAGCCCGCCAAGCGCGCCGCCGTCCTCCTCAGGATAGCCGACATCATCGATGCCAACGCCAACCTGCTCGCCGAGGTCGAGACCCTCGACAACGGCAAGCCCATCCGCGAGACCAAGGCCGTCGACATCCCCTTGGCCGCCGACCACTTCCGCTACTTCGCCGGAGCCATCCGCACCGAGGAGGGCTCCGCCAGCGTGCTCGACGGCGGCTTCCTGAGCCTCATCCTGCGCGAGCCCATCGGTGTCGTCGGTCAGATCGTCCCCTGGAACTTCCCGTTCCTCATGGGCGCCTGGAAGCTCGCCCCGGTGCTGGCCGCCGGAGACTGCACCGTCATCAAATCGTCCTCGTCGACGCCCCTGTCGCTGCTCGTCCTCATGCAGCTCATCGGCGACGTCGTCCCCGCCGGCGTCATCAACGTGATCACCGGCAGGGGCTCGAGGTCAGGCCAGTGGATGCTCGAGCATCCCGGCTTCCGCAAGCTCGCCTTCACCGGTTCCACCGAAGTGGGCCTCTCGGTTGCGAAGGCTGCCGCGGAGAGGCTCATCCCCGCCACGCTCGAACTGGGCGGCAAGAGCGCCAACATCTTCTTCGACGACTGCAGCTTCGAGCAGGCCATCGATGGCCTGCAGCTGGGCATCCTCTTCAACCAGGGCCAGGTGTGCTGCGCCGGCAGCCGCGTCTTCGTCCAGGAGGGCATCTACGACAAGTTCGTGGCGGCGGCCGTCGAGCAGTTCAACAAGGTGAGAATCGGCGATCCGCTCGACCCCGAGACCCAGCTGGGGGCCCAGGTCAACGAGGCACAGGCCAAGAAGGTCATGCGCTACATCGACATCGCCCGCAAGGAGGGCGCCACTATCGCCTGCGGCGGTGAGCCCTGCACCGAGGGCGCCTGTGCCAACGGCACCTTCTTCAAGCCCACGCTCATCACCGACATAGACAACAAGGCCACCTGCTCCCGCGAGGAGATCTTCGGCCCCGTTGCCGTGGTCATCAAGTTCAAGACCGAGGACGAGGTCGTCGCAATGGCCAACGAGTCGGACTACGGCCTGGGCGGTGCCGTGTGGACGCAGAACCTCAACCGCGCCCTACGCGTGGCCCGCAGCATCGAGACCGGCCGCATGTGGGTCAACACCTACAACCAGATTCCAGCCGGCGCACCGTTCGGTGGCTACAAGAGCTCCGGCATCGGCCGCGAGACGCACAAGGTCATCCTCGATCACTACACGCAGGCAAAGAACATCATGATCAACCTCAGCGAGGCGCCGTCCGGATTCTATCCGCACAAGTAG